A portion of the bacterium genome contains these proteins:
- a CDS encoding alpha-glucosidase/alpha-galactosidase, with protein MPKITFMGAGSTVFVKNVIGDSLLSPALQNSEIALYDIDAHRLKESKQMLDILNTNINQGRAKISAYLGVTNRKAALKGANYVVNAIQVGGYKPSTVIDFEIPKRFGLRQTIADTLGIGGIFRALRTIPVMLDFAHDMEGVCPDAWLLNYTNPMSMLTGAMLRGTSIRTVGLCHSVQVCADGLLRNLGMAEKVSKLRWSIAGINHMGWLLEIADGDVDLYPEIRKRAARLVAEARRKGATKNWDMVRLDMIRHFGHYITESSEHNAEYTPYWIKSQFPGLVEEFGIPLDEYPRRCINQIADWKKRSVELTRSSQLSHTRSHEYGSYIMEAMETDVPFRIGGNVLNQGLITNLPSKAVVEVPCMVDRNGVQGCHVGELPEQCAALNRTNINVHLMAIEAALTGNKDALYQAAYLDPHTAAELPLDKIRDLCDALIKAHGNMLPKFKSRVENQPNNWKRTNSSRIRQTLDKVQA; from the coding sequence ATGCCGAAGATCACTTTTATGGGCGCGGGTAGTACCGTCTTTGTCAAGAACGTCATCGGGGATTCGCTCCTCAGCCCGGCGCTGCAGAATTCCGAAATCGCCCTCTACGATATTGATGCGCACCGGCTCAAGGAGTCCAAACAGATGCTGGATATCCTCAACACCAACATCAACCAGGGCAGGGCCAAGATCAGCGCTTACCTCGGTGTTACCAACCGTAAGGCGGCCTTAAAGGGGGCGAACTATGTGGTCAACGCCATTCAGGTAGGTGGCTACAAACCCTCCACCGTCATTGATTTCGAGATCCCCAAGCGGTTCGGCCTGCGCCAGACCATCGCCGATACCCTTGGTATCGGCGGCATCTTCCGCGCTCTGCGCACCATTCCGGTCATGCTGGACTTCGCCCATGATATGGAGGGCGTCTGCCCTGACGCCTGGTTGCTTAACTATACCAACCCCATGTCCATGTTGACCGGCGCCATGTTGCGCGGAACTAGTATTCGGACCGTTGGCCTTTGCCATTCGGTACAGGTTTGCGCCGACGGTTTGCTGCGCAATCTGGGTATGGCGGAGAAGGTCTCCAAGTTGCGTTGGAGCATTGCCGGTATCAACCACATGGGATGGCTTTTGGAAATCGCTGACGGCGATGTCGATCTCTATCCTGAAATCAGAAAACGTGCGGCGCGGTTGGTGGCCGAGGCCCGGCGCAAAGGTGCGACAAAGAACTGGGATATGGTGCGGCTCGACATGATCCGCCACTTCGGGCACTACATCACCGAATCCTCTGAACACAATGCGGAATACACCCCTTACTGGATCAAGAGCCAGTTCCCCGGCCTCGTCGAGGAATTCGGTATACCCTTGGATGAATATCCCCGCCGCTGCATCAATCAGATCGCGGATTGGAAAAAGCGCAGCGTGGAGCTGACGCGTTCTTCCCAACTCAGTCACACCCGTTCCCATGAGTACGGCTCCTATATCATGGAAGCGATGGAGACCGATGTGCCGTTCCGGATTGGCGGCAATGTGCTTAACCAGGGACTGATCACCAATCTGCCCTCCAAGGCGGTGGTGGAGGTGCCTTGTATGGTGGATCGGAATGGCGTCCAAGGCTGTCATGTGGGCGAACTGCCGGAACAGTGTGCCGCGCTCAACCGCACAAACATCAATGTCCATCTCATGGCGATTGAGGCTGCGTTGACGGGCAACAAGGATGCGTTGTATCAGGCGGCCTATCTCGATCCGCACACCGCCGCCGAGTTACCGCTCGATAAGATTCGCGACCTGTGCGACGCCCTCATCAAGGCGCATGGCAACATGCTGCCCAAGTTCAAGAGTCGGGTTGAAAATCAGCCCAATAACTGGAAGCGAACGAATAGTAGTCGCATCAGACAGACTTTAGATAAGGTACAAGCATGA
- a CDS encoding BatA domain-containing protein, with product MISFLNPIFLAFGAAVLIPLVLHMIQSSRTVRMPFSTIRFLKLAEKRSSRRIKMENFLLWFLRTLLMALLTLAFAMPMVRTKDFGNLLGRAARDVAIVIDGSYSMDYKMGRQLVWNQATDLAASIIEGLAEKDRFCVYLAGDQVTPICEQLTSKKEETAARLRALPMPLGSSQLCPATLAALGVMDQDVSRAEREIHIISDHQLLPWTRFQKAQAEAVGTNAPGASPAGAKEGVWDPAKVKDNTTCFVTLLGAPLPENVATVDVEVEPKLITAETPCQVTVRFLRTGPRQETAASLFADDKELGRRSVTLGDGEANEAKFMVPPLGPGVHTMRVETPDDSLAVDNAFYFLIRSREKLPALCVGSQDNALYLRAALGTAPGGISTIEVKTITPDRLAGESLSGYACVFLCNAMLLAGQEIKLLERYVAAGGMLVVFAGDGGAVSDYGAWTCLPATPSAIIDVPLVDRKRLLNWDKPQHPVVWGLKEGGISPSVAIKRQLKCETIKEKAEILISTGAGYPFLISRPSGRGETMLFTVSADRSWSDFPLSPFFLPLAHQLIQYAAGVGAGVSYLWATDSLSMEEYLPEATRDSVLKGPDGKPISLRSAVVEGETVSYAEGLTLPGLYRLSRPGAPGEVPALAINMPRAESDLTPVKQEDIPAILGLKTMQVATSREELMKKIDDFRVGKTLDEPLLWLALLVAILESFYANFLLRKGSKLTDSLSIAPSGKVKDKEA from the coding sequence ATGATTTCCTTCCTTAATCCCATATTCCTGGCGTTCGGGGCGGCGGTGCTCATTCCGCTCGTGCTGCACATGATCCAGTCCAGCCGGACGGTACGTATGCCGTTCAGCACGATCCGCTTCCTGAAGCTGGCTGAAAAGCGTTCGTCGCGGCGCATTAAAATGGAGAATTTCCTACTCTGGTTCCTGCGCACGTTGTTGATGGCCCTGCTTACGCTTGCCTTCGCCATGCCTATGGTCCGTACCAAGGATTTCGGGAATCTTCTGGGCCGTGCCGCCCGGGATGTCGCCATTGTGATCGATGGATCCTACAGCATGGACTACAAGATGGGGCGTCAGTTAGTCTGGAATCAGGCCACGGATCTGGCCGCCTCGATCATTGAGGGGCTTGCTGAAAAAGACCGGTTTTGCGTGTATTTGGCTGGCGATCAGGTGACGCCCATTTGCGAGCAATTAACGAGTAAAAAAGAGGAGACTGCCGCACGACTCAGGGCGCTCCCGATGCCCCTGGGCTCCTCTCAGCTCTGTCCTGCGACTTTAGCGGCGCTCGGCGTCATGGATCAGGATGTGAGCCGGGCCGAGCGGGAAATCCATATTATTTCCGACCACCAGTTGCTTCCCTGGACTCGATTCCAAAAGGCGCAAGCCGAGGCGGTGGGCACGAATGCGCCCGGTGCCTCGCCTGCTGGAGCCAAAGAGGGGGTCTGGGATCCCGCTAAGGTAAAAGATAATACCACGTGTTTCGTGACGCTGCTGGGGGCGCCCCTCCCGGAGAATGTTGCGACGGTTGACGTTGAGGTGGAGCCCAAGCTGATTACCGCGGAAACCCCCTGCCAGGTGACGGTACGATTCCTGCGCACGGGCCCCCGGCAGGAAACAGCAGCTTCCCTCTTTGCGGATGATAAGGAATTGGGCCGGCGGTCAGTTACGCTGGGCGATGGCGAGGCGAATGAAGCGAAGTTTATGGTTCCGCCGCTGGGCCCCGGTGTTCATACGATGCGGGTCGAGACCCCGGATGATAGTCTGGCTGTGGATAATGCATTTTACTTTCTGATCCGCTCCCGTGAAAAGTTACCGGCGTTGTGTGTGGGGTCACAGGATAACGCCCTGTATCTGCGTGCCGCCCTGGGAACGGCCCCCGGCGGTATCTCGACCATCGAGGTAAAGACCATTACGCCTGATAGACTGGCAGGGGAATCGCTGTCAGGCTATGCCTGTGTTTTCCTGTGTAACGCCATGTTGTTGGCCGGACAGGAGATCAAATTACTCGAACGCTATGTTGCTGCAGGGGGTATGTTGGTGGTGTTCGCCGGGGACGGTGGCGCCGTGTCGGACTATGGTGCCTGGACCTGCCTGCCAGCAACCCCGTCCGCCATCATTGATGTTCCGCTGGTGGATCGGAAGCGTTTGTTGAATTGGGACAAGCCGCAGCATCCGGTGGTGTGGGGCCTCAAAGAGGGGGGTATTTCTCCGAGCGTTGCGATCAAGCGCCAGTTGAAGTGTGAGACCATAAAGGAGAAAGCCGAGATCCTGATCTCGACGGGAGCGGGGTATCCCTTCCTGATTTCCCGCCCCAGCGGGCGGGGAGAGACGATGTTGTTCACCGTGTCGGCGGACCGCTCGTGGAGCGATTTTCCGCTATCCCCCTTCTTTCTGCCGTTGGCGCACCAACTCATCCAGTATGCTGCCGGCGTCGGTGCTGGCGTTTCATACTTGTGGGCGACAGACAGTCTTTCCATGGAGGAGTATTTGCCGGAGGCCACGCGCGATTCCGTTCTCAAAGGCCCGGATGGAAAGCCGATCTCCCTGCGAAGTGCCGTGGTGGAGGGTGAGACGGTGTCGTATGCGGAAGGTCTCACGCTGCCGGGACTGTATCGCTTGAGCCGGCCCGGGGCGCCGGGCGAAGTTCCTGCGCTGGCGATTAATATGCCGCGAGCGGAGTCCGACCTCACGCCGGTCAAGCAGGAGGATATCCCCGCGATTCTGGGGTTGAAAACCATGCAGGTTGCGACCAGCAGGGAAGAGCTGATGAAGAAAATTGATGATTTCCGCGTGGGCAAGACGTTGGATGAGCCGTTGTTGTGGCTGGCCTTGCTGGTGGCGATCCTGGAATCATTTTATGCCAATTTTCTCCTGCGGAAAGGGTCAAAGTTGACGGATTCGCTGAGTATCGCACCCTCCGGGAAAGTGAAGGATAAGGAAGCGTGA
- a CDS encoding glutamine amidotransferase, with protein sequence MIIYEHTVPAAAICIGVTLALVVSVAGYWLYVKRNWALAPLIALRALFLILLGWCLFMPGERTVQTLQQRSRFLVLVDKSRSMTMTPVKDATNRWQVAQEALRRPWSAAMAEKCDIDCYSFSDEVSAKLTLEEAARLPPDGTSTLLRDALKKLVGRYAGLDVTGCLLLSDGLDTREAFTDWAVEKRHFPIFSLPLEKDAVWEEEPDVRVETVSTPRRVTVGWQSELKAVISGQGTQGRPIPVQLFKDGALLQQLETQIPAGGGTREVVFPLDHSAVGTSTYRVFLPPLMKEAQTNDNESAVAVQAQDTKNRLMYVEGTPRWESKYLSRVLRESKQVSPAIFLRGPKGKFMTFGVKGDVAPDMQESQLAMFKIVILGNLDAEELGEGRAKALLKFVETGGSLILLGGSKAWGESGFSKTPLKALLPARQYSEKAQEGEFAVGLTEQGRSHAAFAGDAAFWDKVPPVLSIFPGVVPSPAARVLVEGKTSTGMQPMILAQDFGQGKVVAIFSDSLWKWQLSPDALKNNPYPRFWYQLISWLSPKAEKIEGKDWDVFVDREQCFLGETVEITARWTGAEKPLVGMVVKAEITLPDKRKIPFTMTSQLEQVLEGKTVPSYSVKFKGETAGMFVVLAASEAGGRRLESDPVSFAIKPFTPESIPRPPALETLKAITANSGGTFFETVDEMDRALASLQPKKLEQEISEYKSLWQHWAIISGLIALIAVEWIIRKLRNLT encoded by the coding sequence GTGATCATTTACGAACATACCGTGCCAGCTGCGGCGATTTGCATTGGGGTCACCTTGGCCCTGGTGGTCAGTGTCGCTGGCTACTGGCTTTACGTGAAGCGAAATTGGGCGCTGGCGCCGCTTATCGCGTTGAGGGCGCTTTTCTTAATTTTGCTGGGTTGGTGCCTGTTTATGCCCGGCGAGCGAACGGTTCAGACGCTCCAGCAAAGATCCAGGTTTCTTGTCCTTGTCGACAAATCCCGGAGTATGACCATGACGCCCGTAAAGGACGCCACGAACCGCTGGCAGGTGGCGCAGGAGGCTCTTCGGCGGCCGTGGTCGGCCGCCATGGCGGAGAAGTGCGATATTGATTGCTACTCCTTCTCAGACGAGGTGAGTGCGAAGTTGACACTCGAGGAGGCTGCGCGTCTGCCGCCTGACGGAACCTCAACACTGCTTCGTGATGCCCTGAAAAAACTGGTGGGCCGTTATGCGGGTCTGGATGTGACCGGGTGTTTGTTGTTAAGCGATGGGCTGGATACGCGTGAGGCATTCACGGATTGGGCTGTGGAAAAAAGGCATTTCCCTATCTTTTCATTACCGCTGGAAAAGGATGCCGTCTGGGAAGAGGAACCTGATGTCCGGGTTGAGACGGTCAGCACACCGCGCCGTGTCACGGTGGGCTGGCAGTCGGAATTGAAAGCCGTGATCTCGGGACAGGGGACCCAGGGCCGTCCGATACCCGTTCAGTTGTTCAAGGATGGCGCGCTGCTGCAGCAACTGGAGACCCAGATTCCGGCGGGCGGGGGAACCCGTGAAGTCGTATTCCCCCTGGATCATTCGGCTGTGGGGACCAGTACCTACCGTGTATTCCTGCCGCCTCTGATGAAAGAGGCGCAAACCAATGATAATGAAAGCGCGGTGGCCGTGCAGGCGCAGGATACCAAAAACCGCCTGATGTATGTCGAGGGGACGCCCCGCTGGGAATCCAAGTATCTCTCCCGTGTTCTCCGGGAGAGCAAACAGGTCAGCCCCGCTATTTTCCTGAGAGGGCCGAAGGGCAAGTTTATGACCTTTGGCGTCAAAGGGGATGTCGCTCCGGATATGCAGGAGTCACAGTTGGCGATGTTTAAGATTGTGATTCTGGGTAATCTCGACGCTGAAGAGCTCGGAGAGGGCCGAGCCAAGGCGCTGCTGAAATTTGTAGAAACGGGTGGGAGCTTGATTTTGCTGGGCGGAAGCAAGGCGTGGGGTGAATCGGGATTCTCTAAGACGCCGCTGAAAGCGTTGTTGCCTGCCAGGCAGTATTCGGAAAAAGCGCAGGAAGGTGAATTTGCCGTAGGTTTGACTGAACAGGGGCGTTCGCATGCCGCCTTCGCCGGGGATGCCGCATTTTGGGACAAGGTGCCGCCGGTTCTTTCGATCTTCCCGGGTGTGGTTCCCTCGCCGGCGGCGCGGGTGCTCGTCGAGGGTAAGACCTCTACAGGGATGCAACCGATGATTTTGGCCCAGGATTTCGGGCAAGGTAAGGTGGTCGCCATTTTCTCCGACTCGCTTTGGAAATGGCAACTGAGCCCGGATGCCTTGAAAAACAATCCCTACCCGCGTTTCTGGTATCAGTTGATTTCCTGGCTGTCGCCGAAGGCGGAGAAAATCGAAGGGAAGGATTGGGATGTGTTTGTCGATCGGGAGCAATGTTTCCTGGGGGAAACGGTTGAGATTACGGCCCGGTGGACCGGCGCAGAAAAACCGCTTGTTGGAATGGTTGTGAAAGCGGAGATCACCCTGCCGGACAAGCGGAAAATTCCCTTTACGATGACCAGTCAACTGGAGCAGGTTTTGGAAGGAAAGACGGTTCCCTCGTACAGTGTCAAGTTTAAGGGGGAAACGGCGGGGATGTTTGTCGTCCTGGCGGCGTCCGAGGCCGGGGGGCGGCGGCTCGAATCCGATCCGGTTTCCTTTGCGATCAAACCGTTTACCCCCGAATCGATTCCGCGGCCGCCCGCCCTCGAAACGTTGAAGGCTATCACGGCGAACAGTGGCGGGACGTTTTTTGAGACTGTAGATGAGATGGACCGGGCCTTGGCCTCCCTCCAGCCGAAGAAGTTGGAGCAGGAGATTTCTGAATATAAATCGTTATGGCAGCATTGGGCGATCATTAGTGGTCTAATAGCCCTGATTGCGGTAGAATGGATCATTAGAAAATTGCGCAATCTGACATAA
- the recO gene encoding DNA repair protein RecO, translating to MIIKTTGIVLRLDPYSKTSQVITWLTPDHGRTVTLAKGAKRIKSNLVGQYDCFYTCELLFYQSRHSSLHILKECSPLATRQSFRTDWRAAFTASYLCDLLSRLTPPGAACPTLFDWAEQTLDFLATQGTSETVLNWSELKLLKHLGVAPQLSKCLNCGTQSFPLDRPVTFSISRGGLLCNDCLKGYDDSITLPLTHDVLGMLRGWESTDTPAMAKRTLSTPRQSESANRLLDSFIHCHLQSIFSRDIISSLI from the coding sequence ATGATCATCAAGACAACAGGCATTGTACTCCGATTGGATCCTTACTCAAAAACCTCACAGGTTATCACCTGGCTCACACCGGATCACGGTCGTACGGTCACACTCGCCAAAGGCGCCAAGCGTATTAAAAGCAATTTGGTGGGCCAATATGACTGTTTCTACACCTGCGAACTGCTCTTCTATCAAAGCCGCCACAGTTCTCTGCACATCCTTAAGGAATGCTCGCCACTCGCCACAAGGCAGTCCTTCAGGACCGACTGGCGAGCTGCATTCACGGCATCCTACCTTTGCGATCTCCTGAGCCGTCTGACGCCGCCTGGAGCCGCCTGCCCGACGCTGTTTGACTGGGCTGAACAAACTCTAGATTTTCTTGCCACACAAGGCACATCAGAAACAGTATTGAACTGGTCAGAATTGAAACTGCTTAAACATTTGGGAGTAGCCCCTCAACTCTCAAAATGCCTCAATTGCGGGACTCAGTCATTTCCCCTGGACCGCCCAGTTACTTTTTCAATATCACGAGGCGGACTTCTTTGTAATGACTGCCTTAAGGGTTACGATGACAGCATTACGCTGCCACTAACACATGATGTGCTGGGAATGCTAAGAGGCTGGGAGAGCACAGATACACCCGCCATGGCAAAAAGGACCCTCAGTACCCCAAGGCAATCCGAGTCAGCTAATCGACTCCTTGACTCCTTCATACATTGCCACCTTCAGTCTATTTTCTCTCGGGATATTATCAGTAGCCTGATCTGA
- a CDS encoding HDIG domain-containing metalloprotein: MKQWLSKFRSQRLKERYKDGGRKPLRIDIGWWNQPSISLLIGVFLWGAASMLLYTGIDDKAGTFKLTVANIGDEVFLLIITVIAAMMLRVLAPKIFKSNTHLLLLAMSALFTIIPGSILIHLTDHGPVFTHTSAEMLIPFALAPLLSGILLGGGAAIVVGLWTTLVCFVVGNGSAPLLVAGLIATAASARWLKKIRRRTQVIRIGFLIGIFQIACLGVLFERIPTHALQASSLIGASVAGGLMAGLLVLLLLPVCESLFGLTSTVSLLELSDLAHPLLQRLAFEAPGTYHHSLMVANLAQAAADEIGANSVLARVGAYFHDIGKITKSDYYTENIRTGQNPHDDLAPSMSALLVMSHIKEGITLAMLYKLPQAVIDIIQQHQGTGLVVYFHHKAGRQAQAESMASPNKARAVVDESSYRYPGPKPISREAAIIMLADSVEASSRSLEKPTASGITELVDRIVDARVEDNQLDDCEMTLEELSRVKRAFVFCLSNMLHSRIAYPKQEEKKGC; this comes from the coding sequence ATGAAGCAATGGCTGTCAAAATTCAGGTCTCAGCGGCTTAAAGAACGCTACAAAGACGGAGGTCGCAAACCTCTGAGGATTGATATCGGCTGGTGGAACCAACCCTCCATTTCGCTGCTTATCGGCGTATTTCTTTGGGGTGCTGCCAGTATGCTTTTATATACTGGTATCGATGATAAAGCAGGCACCTTCAAACTGACTGTCGCCAATATCGGCGACGAGGTGTTCCTCCTGATTATAACCGTCATTGCAGCAATGATGTTGCGGGTTCTCGCCCCGAAAATCTTCAAAAGCAATACCCACCTTCTCTTGCTGGCCATGAGCGCACTATTCACCATCATTCCCGGCAGCATTCTAATTCATCTCACTGATCACGGCCCCGTCTTCACACATACTTCCGCGGAAATGCTTATCCCGTTTGCATTGGCCCCATTGCTCTCCGGCATCCTCTTAGGCGGGGGTGCGGCCATAGTTGTCGGCCTATGGACTACCCTTGTCTGCTTTGTTGTGGGTAACGGGAGTGCACCCTTACTGGTCGCCGGCCTCATTGCAACAGCCGCCTCCGCTCGCTGGCTTAAAAAGATCAGACGGAGAACGCAAGTTATTCGCATCGGATTCCTGATCGGGATTTTTCAAATCGCATGTCTTGGGGTTTTATTTGAACGCATCCCAACTCATGCCTTACAAGCCTCAAGCCTGATCGGAGCGAGCGTTGCAGGAGGGCTCATGGCCGGACTGCTTGTTTTGTTGCTGCTCCCCGTTTGCGAGTCCCTTTTCGGGCTCACCTCTACCGTGAGCCTTCTGGAACTTTCCGATCTTGCCCATCCTTTACTGCAACGCCTGGCCTTCGAGGCACCGGGCACTTACCACCACAGTCTGATGGTAGCGAACCTCGCACAAGCCGCTGCGGATGAGATTGGCGCCAATTCAGTACTGGCCAGAGTTGGTGCCTATTTCCATGATATCGGCAAAATCACCAAGTCGGATTATTATACTGAGAATATCCGGACAGGCCAGAATCCACACGACGATCTGGCGCCAAGCATGAGCGCCCTACTGGTTATGTCTCACATCAAGGAGGGCATTACCCTCGCGATGCTTTACAAGCTGCCACAAGCCGTCATCGACATCATCCAACAGCATCAGGGTACTGGCTTGGTGGTCTATTTCCATCATAAAGCAGGGCGACAAGCTCAAGCTGAGTCAATGGCCTCCCCAAATAAGGCACGAGCGGTTGTGGACGAATCGAGCTATCGTTATCCCGGACCCAAGCCAATTTCGCGAGAGGCCGCTATCATTATGCTTGCCGACTCCGTCGAAGCGTCCTCTCGCTCTCTCGAAAAGCCAACCGCTTCAGGCATTACAGAACTCGTGGACCGAATAGTCGATGCCCGCGTTGAAGACAATCAGTTGGATGATTGCGAAATGACACTTGAAGAGCTATCCCGCGTCAAACGAGCTTTTGTATTCTGTCTATCCAACATGCTTCATTCCCGAATCGCCTATCCGAAGCAGGAGGAGAAGAAAGGTTGCTGA
- a CDS encoding DUF4159 domain-containing protein: protein MSNTFFVNMLACGVCGLLLLAIPVCGQGDASWNATPNDVNNLLKSMKDMIGVSYKTQVATLEQIDVDPAKNPLLYRSGHYNYSYTEAQRKRLREYALAGGMLVYNTGLGSAPFYRSTIKELALIFPEQPVQRLTSDHPVFHAYYDVDRVKYCPGVKKSGFIGDEPWFDAVEINCRVVALVSRWCMAVGWEDKVEPEYQAYEPESAKKLGVNIFSYSSAMRAWAKSQAQGIKFVDRPESSADKVAIVQVIYDGIWKTRHAGLSVILQTFNLKTDVPVKFAVKEARLTDPAIFNAPLIYLTGHEYFTLRKSEAEQLKKYLENGGFLLAEACCGRKGFDLSFRQLMAAVFPGAPLKPIPQSNAVFRTPNDVQQVGVTPLLQQDLGVAVIQPRLEGVEVNGHVAVIYSPFGMAGGWEMSQSPYAKGYDDVSSQRLGQNILMYVVTQ from the coding sequence ATGAGTAACACATTCTTTGTGAACATGCTTGCTTGTGGAGTGTGTGGGCTGCTGTTACTGGCGATACCGGTGTGTGGTCAGGGTGATGCCTCTTGGAATGCCACTCCCAACGACGTCAATAATCTCCTGAAAAGCATGAAGGATATGATCGGCGTGAGCTACAAAACGCAGGTCGCGACGCTGGAGCAGATCGACGTTGATCCGGCCAAGAATCCTCTCCTGTATCGGTCAGGGCATTACAATTATTCCTACACGGAGGCGCAGCGCAAGCGGCTTCGTGAATATGCGCTGGCGGGCGGCATGTTGGTTTATAACACCGGACTGGGCTCGGCTCCCTTTTATCGCTCCACGATCAAGGAACTGGCGCTCATTTTTCCTGAACAACCGGTGCAGAGGCTGACCTCGGATCATCCCGTTTTTCACGCCTATTATGATGTGGATCGGGTAAAGTATTGTCCCGGCGTGAAGAAATCAGGGTTTATCGGCGATGAGCCCTGGTTCGATGCAGTGGAAATCAACTGTCGGGTGGTGGCGCTGGTCTCGCGGTGGTGTATGGCGGTGGGCTGGGAAGATAAGGTGGAGCCGGAGTATCAGGCGTATGAGCCGGAATCTGCCAAGAAGTTGGGTGTGAATATTTTTTCCTACTCCTCGGCCATGCGGGCCTGGGCCAAAAGTCAGGCGCAGGGCATCAAGTTCGTTGATCGCCCCGAATCGAGCGCCGATAAGGTGGCCATCGTGCAGGTGATCTATGATGGGATCTGGAAAACCCGGCATGCGGGGCTGTCGGTGATCTTGCAAACGTTTAACCTGAAGACCGATGTGCCGGTTAAATTTGCCGTCAAGGAGGCCCGGCTGACGGATCCCGCCATTTTTAACGCCCCACTCATTTATTTGACTGGGCACGAGTATTTCACGCTCCGTAAGAGCGAGGCGGAACAACTCAAGAAGTACCTTGAAAATGGAGGCTTTCTGCTGGCTGAGGCCTGCTGTGGACGGAAGGGGTTTGATCTGTCGTTTCGCCAGTTGATGGCCGCGGTGTTCCCTGGCGCGCCCTTGAAACCCATTCCCCAGAGCAATGCGGTTTTCCGTACGCCCAACGATGTGCAGCAGGTGGGCGTGACCCCGTTGTTGCAGCAGGATCTGGGCGTCGCCGTGATCCAGCCGCGCCTTGAGGGGGTGGAGGTAAACGGCCATGTCGCCGTGATTTATAGCCCCTTCGGCATGGCGGGCGGCTGGGAAATGTCGCAGAGTCCTTATGCCAAGGGGTATGACGACGTCAGTTCCCAGCGTCTGGGGCAGAACATTCTGATGTATGTGGTGACGCAGTGA
- the ybeY gene encoding rRNA maturation RNase YbeY, with amino-acid sequence MKLNRLALRKLAEFFLVKAGKRRGIKWGEVSVVLVSDQESRKVNQAHLGHDYATDVISFNFEPMPGESKNEVSGEIVINVELACRLGPTFKGPDQELALYLAHGCDHLSGADDNTPKRRQQMRRRELRWLKDAKAYGLWPPSP; translated from the coding sequence ATGAAACTCAATAGGCTTGCGCTACGAAAGCTGGCTGAGTTTTTTTTGGTTAAAGCAGGGAAGCGGCGGGGAATTAAATGGGGCGAGGTATCAGTGGTGTTAGTGAGCGACCAGGAGTCCCGCAAGGTCAACCAAGCACATCTTGGCCATGATTATGCCACCGATGTCATAAGCTTTAATTTTGAGCCCATGCCGGGCGAGTCCAAGAATGAAGTAAGCGGTGAAATCGTCATCAATGTTGAACTCGCCTGTCGACTAGGACCGACCTTTAAAGGCCCTGATCAAGAACTTGCACTCTATCTGGCGCATGGGTGTGACCATCTGTCTGGCGCGGATGACAACACGCCAAAACGACGTCAACAGATGCGTCGCAGAGAACTCCGATGGCTAAAAGACGCCAAAGCTTATGGACTCTGGCCCCCCTCACCCTAA
- a CDS encoding DUF58 domain-containing protein, which produces MAKHSKPLVNLAPKEPQEEGIKAFLNSEEMHKLSRIVLLSRYVVEGNLSGAHRSPLKGASSEFADHKAYGVGDDPKHIDWKVLSRTDRYYIKRYEDETNLRVYIILDRSNSMGYGSAGVRKFDFACRLAAALGYVVVKARDSVGMFVFSDKIDMEVEPRNSLNHLHNMLKRLQGVEPASTTNMAEALHQIAASIHKRALVILISDLLDNEKEVTLAIAHFRKRLHDVIVLHVLDPVEIDLSLKQGFEFEDMETGERITVDPRALVKDYQKEFGAFLELYRTTCEGMKVDYRLVRTDQPVETYVRAYLEERRRLPK; this is translated from the coding sequence ATGGCTAAACACTCTAAACCCCTGGTAAATCTTGCGCCCAAGGAGCCTCAGGAGGAGGGGATTAAAGCATTCCTGAATTCCGAGGAAATGCATAAGCTCAGCCGGATCGTGCTCCTCTCCCGTTATGTCGTGGAAGGCAACCTGTCGGGTGCGCACCGGAGTCCTCTGAAAGGCGCCAGTTCGGAATTTGCCGACCATAAGGCGTACGGGGTGGGGGATGATCCCAAGCACATCGACTGGAAGGTATTGAGCCGTACTGATCGTTATTACATCAAGCGGTACGAGGACGAAACCAATCTCCGCGTGTATATCATTCTGGATCGCAGTAACTCCATGGGGTACGGCAGCGCGGGTGTCCGGAAATTTGATTTTGCCTGTCGTCTGGCGGCAGCCCTGGGCTACGTGGTCGTCAAGGCTCGTGACTCCGTGGGGATGTTCGTATTTTCGGATAAGATTGACATGGAGGTAGAGCCCCGTAACTCCTTAAACCACCTTCATAATATGCTTAAGCGGTTGCAGGGAGTGGAGCCGGCCTCCACCACCAATATGGCAGAAGCGCTTCATCAGATTGCTGCCTCGATTCATAAGCGGGCACTGGTGATCTTGATTTCAGACCTGCTGGATAACGAAAAAGAGGTCACGTTGGCGATCGCCCATTTCCGTAAGCGGCTGCATGACGTGATCGTACTCCATGTGCTGGATCCCGTGGAAATCGACCTGTCGCTCAAGCAGGGATTTGAGTTTGAGGATATGGAAACCGGGGAGCGTATTACGGTGGATCCCCGCGCCCTGGTGAAAGATTATCAGAAGGAGTTTGGTGCCTTTTTAGAACTTTACCGAACCACCTGTGAGGGAATGAAGGTGGATTACCGTCTGGTGCGGACAGATCAGCCGGTTGAGACGTATGTGAGGGCGTATCTGGAAGAGCGGCGGAGATTACCGAAATAA